The Rhododendron vialii isolate Sample 1 chromosome 5a, ASM3025357v1 genome contains a region encoding:
- the LOC131326083 gene encoding F-box/kelch-repeat protein At3g06240-like → MKTIVFDSGTIMDHSIWRNLPPEIMEHVLSLLPVRYLCRFKCVSPSWNSLISSPHFAKTHLHITNNTPNKPQKTLLISSSCDLSRDLYSVDFAATNPTAEQLDFALSVRPTNRVRGWGSCNGLVLVSDEGLVQVPDEGIYYNLFLFNPFTTECKELPDSPLLDLLYYDDVHYIANGLGYDSSTDDYKVVMLYSHLIVDFNGFSCITSVAVYSLKTDAWRRIQDSRYNPEEHFHGVCFNERLHWLCSTTHDSPKVFVAFNLWDENFREVHLPTLFTSSNKYRRGYRFRVVLGSCLCLVVSPYKGVEIDVWKMMKYGVRESWTKFTIANHGMPLGDVLYLTAKEEFVLRIIEEVNGVRISDESGLLVYNLKNETLRDMVVCGIPTKYTFGGNYIETLVSPNHGGRIWRHYEASLGESLKSYQVYF, encoded by the coding sequence atgAAGACCATTGTGTTCGACAGTGGGACCATCATGGACCATTCCATCTGGAGAAACCTTCCACCGGAGATCATGGAACACGTACTCTCTCTCCTACCGGTGAGGTATCTCTGCCGATTCAAGTGCGTCTCTCCCTCATGGAATTCCCTAATCTCTTCCCCCCATTTCGCCAAAACCCACCTTCACATAACCAATAACACTCCGAACAAACCCCAAAAAACCCTCCTCATTTCCAGCTCGTGCGACCTCTCCCGCGACCTCTACTCTGTCGATTTTGCCGCTACGAACCCGACCGCAGAACAGCTCGATTTCGCTCTCTCCGTCCGACCCACCAACCGGGTCCGCGGTTGGGGCTCTTGCAACGGCTTGGTTCTAGTTTCCGATGAGGGGTTGGTTCAAGTTCCTGATGAAGGTATATATTACAACCTCTTCTTGTTCAATCCATTCACTACAGAATGCAAGGAACTGCCCGATTCCCCTTTGCTTGACCTACTTTATTATGACGATGTCCACTATATTGCAAATGGATTGGGTTATGACTCGTCTACGGATGATTACAAGGTTGTGATGCTCTATTCCCATTTGATTGTTGATTTTAATGGCTTTTCATGTATTACTAGTGTGGCTGTCTATTCACTGAAAACTGATGCTTGGAGGAGAATTCAAGATTCACGTTATAACCCTGAGGAACATTTTCATGGGGTTTGCTTTAATGAGCGTCTGCATTGGCTTTGTTCGACGACCCACGATAGTCCTAAAGTTTTTGTTGCTTTTAATTTGTGGGATGAGAATTTCAGGGAAGTGCATCTACCTACTTTGTTTACTTCATCCAATAAGTATAGGCGTGGGTATCGCTTCAGGGTGGTTCTTGGGAGTTGTCTCTGTTTGGTTGTTTCGCCCTATAAAGGAGTTGAAATTGATGTTTGGAAGATGATGAAGTATGGGGTAAGAGAGTCTTGGACCAAATTTACGATTGCTAATCACGGGATGCCTCTAGGTGATGTGTTGTATTTGACAGCAAAAGAGGAATTTGTTTTGAGAATAATAGAAGAAGTTAATGGAGTAAGGATATCTGATGAATCCGGTCTACTAGTGTACAATCTAAAAAACGAAACACTAAGGGACATGGTGGTTTGTGGCATTCCAACTAAATATACGTTTGGAGGCAACTACATTGAGACCCTCGTCTCTCCTAATCATGGAGGACGGATTTGGAGACACTATGAAGCTTCTTTAGGTGAAAGTTTGAAGAGTTATCAGGTATATTTCTAA
- the LOC131326082 gene encoding F-box/kelch-repeat protein At3g06240-like isoform X3, translating to MEGSISSDNGRDDPDFGIFCFCGEPATLRKSTTRTNPGRRFFGCPNYETRKACGFFCWYEPSIGQARSDLGPMRAQTKTKALRAVEQCESSKKRKTTTITSDSATIMDRSVWRNLPPEIIGRVLSLLPVKCLCRFKCVSPSWDSLISSPHFAKTHLHITNNTPNKPQKTLLISSSRALSRDLYSVDFAAANPTAEKLDFALPVRDRTNRVRGWGSCNGLVLVSDEGLAEVCEDGILVPDGGVNYNLFLFNPFTTECKELPDSHVLDLCSLDDIHFIVNGVGYDSSTDDYKVVMLHSREVIDYNGISNSTRVAVYSLKTDGWRRFQDLRYNPMEHLHGVCFNERLHWLCRRTNGSKVVVSFDLSDEIFREVHLPASFDNYYRCLYHFRVVLASCLCLVVSRYEGGEIDVWMMMKYGVRESWTKFTIANHGMPLGDVLYLAVEEEFVLRMIEDIGEKIQPVREKLVVYSPKNKTLRDIMVCGIPTKYTVGGNYIETLVSPNRGAVEDRFGDNMKLL from the exons ATGGAAGGAAGCATTTCGAGTGACAATGGCAGAGATGATCCCGATTTTGGGATCTTCTGTTTCTGTGGAGAACCAGCAACGTTGAGAAAATCTACAACACGAACCAACCCAGGTCGAAGGTTCTTCGGGTGTCCAAACTATGAG acAAGAAAGGCTTGTGGGTTCTTTTGCTGGTATGAGCCTTCTATTGGGCAAGCAAGGAGTGATTTAGGGCCAATGAGGGCTCAGACAAAAACGAAGGCTTTGAGGGCTGTTGAACAGTGTGAGAGTTCGAAGAAGAGGAAAACAACTACCATTACGTCTGACAGTGCGACCATCATGGACCGTTCCGTCTGGAGAAACCTTCCGCCGGAGATCATCGGCCGCGTACTCTCTCTCCTACCGGTGAAGTGTCTCTGCCGATTCAAGTGCGTCTCTCCCTCGTGGGATTCCCTAATCTCTTCCCCCCATTTCGCCAAAACCCACCTTCACATAACCAATAACACCCCGAACAAACCCCAAAAGACCCTCCTCATTTCCAGCTCCCGGGCCCTCTCCCGCGACCTCTACTCCGTCGATTTTGCCGCTGCAAACCCGACCGCAGAAAAGCTCGATTTTGCGCTCCCCGTCCGAGACCGCACCAACCGGGTCCGTGGTTGGGGCTCTTGCaacggtttggttctggtttccGATGAAGGGTTGGCTGAAGTTTGCGAGGATGGGATTCTAGTTCCCGATGGAGGTGTTAATTACAACCTCTTCTTGTTCAATCCATTCACTACAGAATGTAAGGAACTGCCCGATTCCCATGTGCTTGACCTATGTTCTCTTGACGATATCCACTTTATTGTGAATGGAGTGGGTTATGATTCGTCTACCGATGATTACAAGGTTGTCATGCTCCATTCCCGTGAGGTTATTGATTATAATGGCATTTCTAATAGTACTCGTGTGGCTGTCTATTCGCTGAAAACTGATGGTTGGAGGAGATTTCAAGATTTACGTTATAACCCTATGGAACATCTTCATGGGGTTTGCTTTAATGAGCGTCTGCATTGGCTTTGCCGGAGGACCAATGGTTCTAAAGTTGTTGTTTCTTTTGATTTGTCGGATGAGATTTTCAGGGAAGTGCACCTGCCTGCTTCGTTTGATAATTATTATAGGTGTTTGTATCACTTTAGGGTGGTTCTTGCGAGTtgtctttgtttggttgtttcgCGCTATGAAGGCGGCGAAATTGATGTTTGGATGATGATGAAGTACGGGGTAAGAGAGTCGTGGACCAAATTTACGATTGCTAATCACGGGATGCCTCTAGGGGATGTGTTGTATTTGGCAGTAGAAGAGGAATTTGTATTGAGAATGATAGAAGATATCGGAGAAAAGATACAACCGGTTCGAGAGAAACTAGTAGTATACagtccaaaaaacaaaacactgAGGGACATCATGGTTTGTGGCATTCCTACTAAATATACAGTTGGAGGCAACTACATCGAGACCCTCGTCTCCCCTAATCGTGGAGCGGTGGAGGACAGATTTGGAGACAATATGAAGCTTCTTTAG
- the LOC131326088 gene encoding uracil-DNA glycosylase, mitochondrial → MASSRTIMDLFHPAKRLKNLSSSSPQSPFLSPSASPKPSPPLPTAKSLSSSSSPHSTPLTKDQKSRIEHNQLQAKAKRNLRICINRVKKTTSEELGFVDLDQLLVEETWVEALREEFEKPYVRNLSDFVRTEVSGGIPIYPPQHLIFNALNTTPFDRVKAVIIGQDPYHGPGQAMGLSFSVPQGVKVPSSLANMYKELEKDLGCSIPSHGNLEKWAVQGVLLLNAVLTVRQHQANSHSKGGWEQFTDAVIKAISVKRKGVVFLLWGNYAQAKLKLIDETKHHVLKAAHPSGLSANRGFFGCKHFSRTNGILEQMGIPPIDWQL, encoded by the coding sequence ATGGCTTCTTCCAGAACAATAATGGATCTGTTCCACCCCGCAAAACGCTTGAAAAacctctcctcttcttctccccAATCTCCCTTCCTATCCCCTTCCGCTTCCCCCAAACCCTCACCACCACTCCCCACTGCAAAAtccctctcttcttcctcctctccccACTCAACCCCCCTCACAAAAGACCAGAAATCACGCATCGAACACAACCAACTGCAAGCCAAGGCCAAGCGAAACCTCAGAATCTGCATCAACAGAGTAAAAAAAACCACTTCTGAAGAACTGGGTTTCGTCGATCTTGACCAACTGTTGGTCGAGGAGACTTGGGTTGAGGCCTTACGAGAAGAGTTTGAAAAGCCCTACGTCAGGAACTTGAGCGATTTCGTACGAACCGAGGTGTCCGGTGGGATACCCATATACCCACCTCAGCATTTGATCTTCAATGCTTTGAACACAACCCCGTTTGATAGAGTGAAGGCCGTGATCATCGGGCAGGACCCGTATCACGGGCCGGGTCAGGCAATGGGGTTATCATTTTCTGTCCCACAAGGGGTTAAAGTGCCTTCTAGCTTAGCGAACATGTACAAGGAGCTGGAGAAGGACTTGGGTTGCTCGATTCCGTCTCACGGGAATTTGGAGAAATGGGCTGTGCAGGGTGTTCTGCTGTTGAATGCTGTACTCACTGTTAGGCAGCACCAGGCGAATTCCCACTCGAAGGGGGGGTGGGAGCAGTTTACTGATGCTGTGATTAAGGCGATTTCCGTGAAGAGGAAGGGTGTTGTGTTTCTCTTGTGGGGAAACTATGCGCAGGCGAAGTTGAAGTTGATTGATGAGACGAAGCACCATGTTCTTAAAGCGGCTCATCCTTCTGGGTTGTCTGCGAACCGAGGTTTCTTTGGATGCAAGCATTTTTCTCGCACTAATGGGATCTTGGAGCAAATGGGTATTCCTCCAATAGATTGGCAATTGTAA
- the LOC131326082 gene encoding F-box/kelch-repeat protein At3g06240-like isoform X1, whose amino-acid sequence MEGSISSDNGRDDPDFGIFCFCGEPATLRKSTTRTNPGRRFFGCPNYETGNGCGFFCWYEPSIGQARSDLGPISVQTKTNALRTVEQWQSSDKNKKMKTIVSDSGTVMDRSVWRNLPPEIIDHVLSLLPVKYLCRFKCVSPSWNSLISSPNFAKIHLHITNNTPNKPQKTLLISSSCDLPRDLYSVDFSAVNLTAEKLDFGVSVRDPYNQVCSWGSCNGLVLISDEGINYDLFLLNPFTREWKELPDSPLVNLCCYDDMHFFVNGLGYDSSTDDYKVVILLYRDITYSNGPEYVTNAAVYSLKTDVWRRIQDPRYDPVGHGHGVCFNERIHWLCRRTNGSIVVVAFDLWDEIFREVHLPTLFTSYDIYTLGFDFKVVARSCLCLVVSPYKGGQIDVWMMMKYGVSESWTKFTIAHGMSLEDVLYLAAEEEFVLRMVEKVSGAMIQPGREKLIVYNPKNETLRDKVVCGIPTEYTVGGNYIETLVSPNHGGRIWRHCEASLGDSSKSYQLIAKEHQSSDSDPYYDPYYDPCY is encoded by the exons ATGGAAGGAAGCATTTCGAGTGACAATGGCAGAGATGATCCCGATTTTGGGATCTTCTGTTTCTGTGGAGAACCAGCAACGTTGAGAAAATCTACAACACGAACCAACCCAGGTCGAAGGTTCTTCGGGTGTCCAAACTATGAG ACAGGAAACGGTTGTGGGTTCTTTTGCTGGTATGAGCCTTCTATTGGGCAAGCAAGGAGTGATTTGGGGCCAATTAGCGTTCAGACAAAAACAAATGCTTTGAGGACTGTTGAACAATGGCAGAGTTCagacaaaaacaagaagatgaAGACCATCGTGTCCGACAGTGGGACCGTCATGGACCGTTCCGTCTGGAGAAACCTTCCACCGGAGATCATCGACCACGTACTCTCTCTTCTACCGGTGAAGTATCTCTGCCGATTCAAGTGCGTCTCTCCCTCGTGGAATTCCCTAATCTCTTCTCCCAATTTCGCCAAAATCCACCTTCACATAACCAATAACACTCCaaacaaaccccaaaaaacCCTCCTCATTTCCAGCTCCTGCGACCTCCCCCGCGACCTCTACTCTGTCGATTTTTCTGCCGTGAACCTGACCGCGGAAAAGCTCGATTTTGGGGTCTCCGTCCGAGACCCCTACAACCAGGTCTGCAGTTGGGGCTCTTGCAACGGCTTGGTTCTGATTTCTGACGAAGGTATCAATTACGACCTCTTCTTGTTGAATCCGTTCACTAGAGAATGGAAGGAACTGCCCGATTCCCCTTTGGTTAACCTCTGTTGTTATGACGATATGcacttttttgttaatggattGGGTTATGACTCGTCTACGGATGATTACAAGGTTGTGATTCTCCTTTACCGTGATATTACTTATTCTAATGGCCCTGAATATGTTACTAATGCGGCTGTCTATTCACTGAAAACTGATGTTTGGAGGAGAATTCAAGATCCACGTTATGACCCTGTGGGACATGGTCATGGGGTTTGCTTTAATGAGCGTATACATTGGCTTTGCCGGAGGACTAATGGTTCTATAGTTGTTGTTGCTTTTGATTTGTGGGATGAGATTTTCAGGGAAGTGCACCTACCTACTTTGTTTACTTCGTACGACATTTATACGCTTGGGTTTGACTTCAAGGTGGTCGCTCGGAGTTGTCTCTGTTTGGTTGTTTCGCCCTATAAAGGCGGGCAAATTGATGTTTGGATGATGATGAAGTACGGGGTAAGCGAGTCATGGACCAAATTTACGATTGCTCACGGGATGTCTCTAGAGGATGTGTTGTATTTGGCAGCAGAAGAGGAATTTGTATTGAGAATGGTAGAAAAAGTTAGCGGAGCAATGATACAACCTGGACGAGAAAAATTAATAGTGTACaatccaaaaaatgaaacacTGAGGGACAAGGTGGTTTGTGGCATTCCAACTGAATATACTGTCGGAGGCAACTACATCGAGACCCTCGTCTCTCCTAACCATGGAGGACGGATTTGGAGACATTGTGAAGCTTCTTTAGGTGATAGTTCGAAGAGTTATCAG TTGATAGCGAAGGAACATCAAAGCTCTGACTCTGATCCTTATTATGATCCTTATTATGATCCTTGTTATTAA
- the LOC131326082 gene encoding F-box/kelch-repeat protein At3g06240-like isoform X2, whose product MEGSISSDDCRDDPDFVIICFCGEPAPLIKSRTPKNPGRRFFGCAKYLTGNGCGFFCWYEPSIGQARSDLGPISVQTKTNALRTVEQWQSSDKNKKMKTIVSDSGTVMDRSVWRNLPPEIIDHVLSLLPVKYLCRFKCVSPSWNSLISSPNFAKIHLHITNNTPNKPQKTLLISSSCDLPRDLYSVDFSAVNLTAEKLDFGVSVRDPYNQVCSWGSCNGLVLISDEGINYDLFLLNPFTREWKELPDSPLVNLCCYDDMHFFVNGLGYDSSTDDYKVVILLYRDITYSNGPEYVTNAAVYSLKTDVWRRIQDPRYDPVGHGHGVCFNERIHWLCRRTNGSIVVVAFDLWDEIFREVHLPTLFTSYDIYTLGFDFKVVARSCLCLVVSPYKGGQIDVWMMMKYGVSESWTKFTIAHGMSLEDVLYLAAEEEFVLRMVEKVSGAMIQPGREKLIVYNPKNETLRDKVVCGIPTEYTVGGNYIETLVSPNHGGRIWRHCEASLGDSSKSYQLIAKEHQSSDSDPYYDPYYDPCY is encoded by the exons ATGGAAGGAAGCATTTCGAGTGACGATTGCAGAGATGATCCCGATTTTGTGATCATCTGTTTCTGCGGAGAACCAGCACCATTGATAAAATCTAGAACACCAAAAAACCCAGGTAGAAGGTTCTTCGGGTGTGCCAAGTATCTG ACAGGAAACGGTTGTGGGTTCTTTTGCTGGTATGAGCCTTCTATTGGGCAAGCAAGGAGTGATTTGGGGCCAATTAGCGTTCAGACAAAAACAAATGCTTTGAGGACTGTTGAACAATGGCAGAGTTCagacaaaaacaagaagatgaAGACCATCGTGTCCGACAGTGGGACCGTCATGGACCGTTCCGTCTGGAGAAACCTTCCACCGGAGATCATCGACCACGTACTCTCTCTTCTACCGGTGAAGTATCTCTGCCGATTCAAGTGCGTCTCTCCCTCGTGGAATTCCCTAATCTCTTCTCCCAATTTCGCCAAAATCCACCTTCACATAACCAATAACACTCCaaacaaaccccaaaaaacCCTCCTCATTTCCAGCTCCTGCGACCTCCCCCGCGACCTCTACTCTGTCGATTTTTCTGCCGTGAACCTGACCGCGGAAAAGCTCGATTTTGGGGTCTCCGTCCGAGACCCCTACAACCAGGTCTGCAGTTGGGGCTCTTGCAACGGCTTGGTTCTGATTTCTGACGAAGGTATCAATTACGACCTCTTCTTGTTGAATCCGTTCACTAGAGAATGGAAGGAACTGCCCGATTCCCCTTTGGTTAACCTCTGTTGTTATGACGATATGcacttttttgttaatggattGGGTTATGACTCGTCTACGGATGATTACAAGGTTGTGATTCTCCTTTACCGTGATATTACTTATTCTAATGGCCCTGAATATGTTACTAATGCGGCTGTCTATTCACTGAAAACTGATGTTTGGAGGAGAATTCAAGATCCACGTTATGACCCTGTGGGACATGGTCATGGGGTTTGCTTTAATGAGCGTATACATTGGCTTTGCCGGAGGACTAATGGTTCTATAGTTGTTGTTGCTTTTGATTTGTGGGATGAGATTTTCAGGGAAGTGCACCTACCTACTTTGTTTACTTCGTACGACATTTATACGCTTGGGTTTGACTTCAAGGTGGTCGCTCGGAGTTGTCTCTGTTTGGTTGTTTCGCCCTATAAAGGCGGGCAAATTGATGTTTGGATGATGATGAAGTACGGGGTAAGCGAGTCATGGACCAAATTTACGATTGCTCACGGGATGTCTCTAGAGGATGTGTTGTATTTGGCAGCAGAAGAGGAATTTGTATTGAGAATGGTAGAAAAAGTTAGCGGAGCAATGATACAACCTGGACGAGAAAAATTAATAGTGTACaatccaaaaaatgaaacacTGAGGGACAAGGTGGTTTGTGGCATTCCAACTGAATATACTGTCGGAGGCAACTACATCGAGACCCTCGTCTCTCCTAACCATGGAGGACGGATTTGGAGACATTGTGAAGCTTCTTTAGGTGATAGTTCGAAGAGTTATCAG TTGATAGCGAAGGAACATCAAAGCTCTGACTCTGATCCTTATTATGATCCTTATTATGATCCTTGTTATTAA
- the LOC131326084 gene encoding clathrin light chain 1-like, with amino-acid sequence MESFDETYTDGAQIHAPSPPFDDDDGGYPGYAPQPYDFDLPAADEPQPTYPTDDFAPVDDGIGNNNNHHDPHYGFGSNPDPDYSPSPFEPESNGNGKPYDLGGDAEGIFTSSDGPLLPDPGQMREEGAAFREWRRQNAIHLQEKEEREKEMRIQIINEAEEYKRAFYEKRNLNCETNRAHNREREKLYWANQEKFHKEADKQYWKAIAEIIPREVSKIEKRGRKKDDENKPSVMVIQGPKPGKPTDLTRMRQLIGKLKQNPPPHMLPPPTPAKDGKDAKEGKETGKDAKEGEEKGKVVKDGKNEAAPGAAAKEGKADSKDGKDMATTAAAGGDVSPGKPVLPVVSEKPVSPIKDANDTNGVLVASEPEAPAAAEGEHVTETEPVATE; translated from the exons ATGGAGTCGTTCGACGAAACATACACAGACGGAGCCCAAATCCATGCACCGTCGCCGCCCttcgacgacgacgacggcggCTACCCCGGATACGCCCCCCAGCCCTACGACTTCGACCTCCCCGCCGCCGACGAGCCACAGCCCACCTACCCCACCGACGATTTCGCCCCCGTCGACGACGGCATTGGCAACAACAACAATCATCACGATCCGCATTACGGATTCGGATCGAACCCCGATCCCGACTACTCTCCGTCGCCGTTCGAGCCCGAATCGAACGGCAACGGGAAGCCGTACGATCTCGGGGGCGACGCGGAAGGAATCTTCACATCTTCCGACGGTCCGCTGCTTCCGGACCCCGGCCAGATGCGGGAGGAAGGTGCTGCTTTTCGCGAGTGGCGCCG GCAAAATGCCATTCATCTTCAGGAAAAGGAGGAGAGGGAAAAGGAGATGAGGATCCAGATCATTAATGAAGCCGAGGAGTATAAACGAGCTTTCTATGAGAAAAGGAACCTCAACTGTGAGACCAACAGGGCTCataacagagaaagagagaag CTGTACTGGGCGAACCAAGAGAAATTCCACAAAGAAGCCGACAAACAATACTGGAAGGCAATAGCAGAGATCATTCCTCGAGAGGTTTCCAAGATTGAGAAGAGGGGACGGAAGAAGGACGATGAAAATAAGCCTTCAGTAATGGTCATCCAAGGCCCAAAGCCCGGGAAACCCACGGATCTTACCCGAATGCGACAACTTATTGGGAAGCTGAAACAAAACCCTCCGCCTCACATGTTACCTCCTCCCACACCTGCCAAGGATGGTAAGGATgcgaaagaaggaaaagaaacagGGAAGGATGcgaaagaaggagaagaaaaagggaAGGTTGTGAAGGATGGAAAAAACGAGGCCGCCCCTGGAGCAGCAGCCAAGGAAGGAAAGGCTGATAGCAAGGATGGGAAAGACATGGCCACAACAGCGGCTGCTGGTGGTGATGTTTCCCCCGGCAAGCCTGTTTTGCCTGTTGTTTCTGAGAAACCTGTTTCACCCATTAAAGATGCGAATGATACCAATGGTGTCCTGGTTGCAAGCGAACCAGAGGCTCCTGCTGCAGCTGAGGGGGAGCATGTTACGGAAACTGAACCAGTGGCAACTGAGTAG